One window from the genome of Tachysurus vachellii isolate PV-2020 chromosome 5, HZAU_Pvac_v1, whole genome shotgun sequence encodes:
- the nbeal2 gene encoding neurobeachin-like protein 2 isoform X11 produces MASPELWMLYTKKDVSYLQQCLEAFVASFEKIIDVQSLEPRRLEEWNAEVPVVPRDFLVFLGTQLWHSVLHLSGQEQNNSTPHPLLLIKFFIIICRNMENIDPDKTPGFVLETIKLLNYCLNQIKKKPEEQSNLQSVVQHCLLLCENLFDPYQTWRRRQAGEEVSMLERSKYKFSPLSLPEELPAFFHDCLQESERIPDPLLLRLVHLHGAITSGCKKNGLLSITPHAVEDLMSVLRSWCLRPAQDERKDPQVLRLTLRCLTAMIHLLHCSSPAERQVEIKTVLSSYFQLLNWNRPPVSEQEDGLAWEESIITLQTHMLNAIPEILQCPDRPVLQAIFLNNNCFEHILRLIQNSKLYQSSRGNTEYEAQCDLTMRLLTEAKVEQVWEKGSDCITVHAIGVLTAIMSNSPSAKEVFKERIGYSQLFDVLKSQGQPTKRLLQELMNMAVEGEHCQAVPLGISNEQPLLLLLQWLPELGSRSLQLLVCEWLLAVCRGSLACRSVAVEAGLVDAVLDVLKQGSERLERQCADALLGLVQELGSLSLRPHHLKSLLSLLCTKSGSTPHPYCTRTIRALAAMAAHTHTGSSALQYFDLTPPMAGIMVPTINRWPGNSFAFHAWLCLNNNFPPPVQQHHSESHATIPENTLRMTKGPRRKQLYSFFTASGTGFEAFFTMEGVLVVAVCTKKEYMAVSLPEMPLNDGAWHSLAIVHISGRRPFGQNLVTIYVDGNLCKTAQLRFPTLSEPFTSCCIGSAGHRTTTTTTSPTLTPPVHSSELAFSMSAGPPALTRSQSFPASFAAGGGGRWGSVRDVPVYTIPAGLQDTEWGSPSSLDGLLGTAFICHEALQPAQTRTLYMAGPNSVPLFKADGEISELCSKLLLYYTPQAFKNQICLDLSPNHMYDGRLTGHRVVNWDIKDVLNCVGGMGALLPLLEQVCVLEQGEAAGQETSDLLGPDLTSSRGPAGMLLPLGKSCEGRLERNSVAAFLLMVRNMLRNHPVNQEGLLQCHGPPIIGAMLSKVPSTMMDMSVLMACQLLLEQVSSEGNTTLLSQLYQHLLFDFRIWGHSHFAVCLGHVQYLSSILKEGKQRTRRKYGVQYILDSIRSHYSVEKDGSALSDERKTVQTSLFELLKDFLLKSSTTKELHSILAYTEVVQDQQQAIMLLDVLYTVLRSSPQALSVLPDWGVEQLYCLLLKPSFNDDARERVFRIMYKVLKSERVPERNKQRVKLREPTYLGLICFLEDVPVTMTIIRCLYEQVLATDPSPSFRDLLAVVYLSHRADLSVRLDICRKLFYLIYSNDDYVKQLARQPGWQDVLTKLYVKESYESRTTSVSSPHPSLEPIPTRPLLRRDDSVDGPRSDIFIPYSSQREEAEEDEDDEEEEASRDITETFMGLSLSPPVGGQLKSFSDSMNFKSFDSVEQGSRSSSLSNTVDVPSTQLLEEVDEGLYQPMSPLGTSPDLELGGQRGPQTPDTPSSIEYNKPFLGLRARKSSSLSNVLDDTIYSTEPPTADTISNNSNPQAPEEELCNLLTNIVFQVLWTGTDGTEDAVWRERGQVFSALTKLGSSWQLVRHPDDIKRNLLEMMLESSLSDLRDSMGLSLPHIPSLLRLLRLLQDFLFAEGTDNQTLWSEKIFEGVVNLLDRLQAWHTTSSTAGATELKRMAQIGLWIITGYIQQQNTQVCEMACVKLHSLLQTVLCLSWEEVCFLLGRLGATLWPAEGMSLTLGTAGMEAVLRPLVPVVRTLLDQHADPTKLQQLLPSLPPTNGSATFAQDLLSYCNTVEWQLFYCNHVRPTMQQYELDTFGKSHDLLSNFWNSCFDDLMSTAEKKHREKADCKAKFQELIVDPYLKRVRIENSRYMSGQKLNNSQQEVVWKHWKSLCRLLTSERRAWANRGQPEVKWKLSSAETYSKMRLKLVPNYNFDSHSEASALRDNMGAESPRSSAEPLPLAVAKEAKVSDMEDDQLEEEDLVFMDSQAEEVEEESQKEKLVLSEDCELITIEAVVMGRLEVTTHHIYFYDASSEKEETEEGIGFDFKRTLSQLREVHLRRYNLRRSALELFFIDQAHYFINFKKKVRNKVYSRILGLRPPNLFYFGSRSPQELLKASNLTQKWVCREISNFEYLMQLNTIAGRTYNDLSQYPVFPWVLCDYTSSVLDLEDPAVFRDLSKPIGVVNPRHAQDVREKYESFEDPTGTVDKFHYGTHYSNAAGVMHYMIRMEPFTRLHIQLQSGKFDCADRQFHSVAAAWQARMESPADVKELIPEFFYFPEFLQNMNGFNLGCLQVNQESVNNVVLPRWASSREDFIRKHRQALESEYVSAHLHEWIDLIFGYKQRGPEAVEALNVFYYCTYEGAVDLDAIANETERKALEGIISNFGQTPCQLLKEPHPPRMLAQSASRRQARINSLPPNLFEHLDKLRPFLEVVNDGVPLVQAIVPRNQTRSFIIPGSDVLVTVSAKGQIGTHSWLPYDKSIANYFTFTKDLTMSNPKTQRFLSGPFSPGVDMGSQVLVVSSDARLLFSGGHWDCSLRVTTLAKGKLVGRICCHIDVVTCLALDLCGIYLISGSRDTTCMVWQVLQQGGFSSGLSPRPVQVLCGHDAEVTCVSISTELDMAISGSKDGTVIMHSVRRGQYLRTLRPPCESCLSVRVNQLQVGMEGHVVVQTMLEGCSAGKEKYALHVYSVNGTLLASAVLEEAVSALYLVSDYLILGTLQGNLHIKELFSLAEAAKPLALMLPIRSISVTKESSHILVGLEDGKLIVVGAGKPEELRSGPLTRRLWGLTRRISQVSAGETEYNPTEHAGK; encoded by the exons AAAGATGTTAGCTACCTGCAGCAGTGTCTGGAAGCTTTTGTGGCATCCTTTGAGAAGATCATCGATGTCCAGTCTCTGGAGCCACGCCG TCTGGAGGAGTGGAACGCCGAGGTGCCCGTGGTGCCGCGAGATTTTCTCGTGTTCCTCGGAACGCAGCTATGGCACAGCGTCCTGCACCTATCCGGTCAGGAGCAGAACAACAGCACACCTCACCCTCTGCTCCTCATCaagttcttcatcatcat TTGCAGGAACATGGAGAATATTGATCCGGACAAGACCCCCGGCTTTGTGCTTGAAACCATCAAGCTGTTAAACTACTGTCTGAATCAG ATAAAGAAGAAGCCTGAGGAGCAAAGCAATCTGCAGTCAGTGGTACAGCACTGCCTGCTGCTCTGTGAAAACCTCTTTGACCCTTATCAGACATGGAGGAGACGGCAGGCAgg agaggAGGTCAGCATGCTGGAGAGGAGCAAATATAAATTCTCCCCTCTCAGCCTGCCAGAGGAGCTACCTGCATTCTTTCATG ACTGCCTGCAGGAGAGCGAGCGAATTCCTGATCCTCTGCTGCTCAGACTGGTGCATTTACATGGCGCCATCACCAGCGGCTGCAAA aagaATGGCCTGCTCTCCATCACACCCCATGCTGTGGAGGATCTCATGTCTGTGCTGCGCTCCTGGTGCCTCCGTCCTGCCCAAGATGAGCGTAAAGACCCACAAGTGTTGCGCCTGACGCTGCGCTGCCTGACCGCTATGATCCACCTGCTGCACTGCAGCAGCCCGGCTGAAAGGCAGGTGGAGATTAAGACCGTGCTCAGCAGCTATTTCCAGCTGCTCAACTGGAACAGACCACCAGTGAGTGAGCAGGAAGACGGCCTCGCCTGGGAGGAGAGCATCATCACcctgcaaacacacatgctCA ACGCCATCCCGGAGATCCTGCAGTGTCCCGACCGACCCGTGCTGCAGGCCATTTTTCTGAACAATAACTGCTTCGAGCACATACTCCGGCTCATCCAGAACAGCAAG CTCTATCAAAGCAGCAGGGGTAATACAGAGTATGAGGCACAGTGTGACCTCACCATGCGTTTGCTCACAGAAGCTAAAGTGGAGCAG gTCTGGGAAAAAGGTTCTGACTGCATTACAGTGCATGCCATTGGAGTCCTTACTGCCATCATGAGCAACTCGCCATCTGCCAAG GAGGTCTTTAAGGAGCGCATAGGATATTCACAGCTCTTTGATGTTTTAAAAAGTCAAGGGCAGCCGACCAAACGGCTCCTCCAGGAGCTCATGAACATG GCTGTAGAAGGCGAGCACTGCCAGGCTGTCCCGCTGGGAATCAGTAACGAGCAGCCCCTGCTCCTGCTTCTGCAGTGGCTTCCTGAGCTAGGCTCTCGCTCTCTGCAGCTGCTGGTGTGTGAATGGCTGTTGGCCGTGTGCCGCGGTTCTTTGGCGTGCCGCTCTGTGGCCGTGGAAGCCGGTTTGGTTGACGCCGTTCTGGATGTGCTGAAACAGGGGTCAGAGCGGCTTGAGCGCCAATGCGCAGACGCTCTACTGGGCCTGGTGCAGGAGCTTGGCTCACTCTCACTGCGCCCTCATCACCTGAAGAGCCTCTTGAGCCTCTTGTGCACAAAGTCAGGTTCAACACCTCATCCTTACTGCACTCGCACCATACGGGCACTTGCTGCAATGGCTGCCCACACCCACACGGGCAGCAGCGCTCTGCAATACTTTGACCTCACACCGCCCATGGCTGGTATCATGGTGCCCACTATAAACCGCTGGCCGGGTAACAGCTTTGCCTTTCACGCCTGGCTGTGCCTCAACAACAACTTCCCTCCTCCAGTGCAGCAACACCACTCTGAATCGCATGCCACCATCCCTGAAAATACGCTCCGCATGACCAAGGGCCCTCGCCGCAAACAGCTCTACAG CTTCTTCACGGCAAGTGGAACAGGGTTCGAGGCTTTCTTCACCATGGAGGGAGTGCTGGTGGTGGCTGTGTGCACCAAGAAGGAGTACATGGCTGTTTCACTGCCAGAGATGCCCCTCAACGATGGTGCCTGG cacTCTTTAGCGATAGTGCACATTTCAGGTCGAAGACCTTTCGGACAGAACCTTGTCACGATCTATGTGGACGGAAACTTGTGTAAGACAGCACAGCTGCGCTTCCCGACACTCAGTGAG CCTTTTACATCCTGTTGTATTGGTTCAGCGGGTCACCGCACCACCACTACTACCACCTCGCCGACTCTGACTCCCCCGGTACACTCATCTGAGCTGGCGTTCTCTATGTCTGCCGGTCCTCCGGCTCTCACCCGCTCTCAGTCTTTCCCAGCTTCGTTTGCTGCAGGAGGGGGAGGGCGCTGGGGTTCAGTAAGGGATGTCCCTGTCTACACCATTCCTGCAGGACTACAGGATACAGAGTGGGGCTCACCCTCATCACTGGATGGCCTGCTGGGCACCGCCTTCATATGTCACGAAGCTCTGCAGCctgcacagacacgcacactcTATATGGCTG GTCCCAATAGTGTGCCCTTGTTTAAGGCGGATGGAGAAATCTCAGAGCTCTGCAGTAAACTCCTGCTGTACTATACACCTCAG gCCTTCAAAAACCAGATCTGTCTGGATCTTTCTCCCAACCATATGTATGATGGCAGACTAACCGGACACAGGGTCGTCAACTGGGACATCAAG gatGTGCTGAACTGCGTGGGTGGAATGGGCGCATTGTTGCCCCTGCTTGAGCAGGTCTGTGTGCTGGAGCAGGGTGAGGCTGCTGGGCAGGAGACCTCTGACTTACTGGGACCAGATCTGACCTCTTCCAGGGGTCCGGCAGGCATGCTGCTCCCTCTGGGAAAATCCTGTG AGGGCCGTTTGGAAAGGAACAGCGTTGCCGCATTCCTCCTTATGGTTAGAAACATGCTGCGCAATCACCCAGTCAATCAAGAGGGTCTTCTCCAGTGCCATGGTCCACCTATTATAGGAGCCATGCTAAGCAAG gtACCCAGCACGATGATGGATATGAGTGTGTTGATGGCATGCCAGCTGCTGCTGGAGCAGGTCTCCAGTGAGGGCAACACCACTCTGCTGTCTCAGCTCTACCAGCATCTCCTGTTTGATTTCCGCATCTGGGGGCACAGTCACTTTGCAGTCTGCCTCG gTCACGTGCAGTATTTGTCCTCTATCTTGAAGGAGGGCAAACAGAGAACACGCAGGAAGTATGGGGTTCAGTACATCCTGGACTCCATTCGCTCACACTACAG tgtggagaAGGATGGCAGTGCTCTGTCAGATGAGAGGaagacagtacagacatcaCTTTTTGAGCTACTGAAAGatttcctgctgaagtcttccaCTACGAAGGAATTGCACAGTATTCTGGCGTACACTGAAGTAGTGCAGGACCAGCAGCAg GCGATCATGCTGTTGGATGTTTTGTATACTGTGCTAAGGAGCAGTCCTCAGGCTCTGTCTGTGCTGCCGGACTGGGGGGTGGAGCAGCTCTACTGTCTGCTGCTGAAGCCCAGCTTTAATGATGATGCACGTGAACGAGTGTTCAGG ATCATGTACAAAGTACTGAAGAGCGAGCGAGTCCCAGAGCGTAACAAACAGCGTGTCAAGCTGCGAGAACCCACATATCTGGGACTGATCTGCTTCCTGGAGGACGTCCCAGTCACGATGACAATCATCCGCTGCCTGTACGAGCAGGTGCTGGCTACAG ATCCCTCACCCAGCTTCAGAGACCTTTTGGCAGTTGTGTACCTGTCTCATCGAGCTGATCTCTCTGTTCGACTGGATATATGTCGCAAG CTTTTCTACTTGATCTACTCCAACGACGACTACGTTAAACAGCTGGCCCGTCAGCCTGGCTGGCAGGACGTTCTCACTAAACTCTATGTCAAAGAGTCCTATGAGTCTCGTACTACTAGTGTATCCAGTCCTCACCCCTCCCTGGAGCCTATACCCACCAGACCCCTTCTCCGAAGGGATGACAGCGTGGACGGCCCTCGCTCTGACATCTTCATCCCTTACAGCTCCCAGCGTGAGGAGGCAGAAGAAGACGAGGacgatgaagaggaagaagcatCTCGGGATATTACAGAGACTTTTATGGGATTGTCTCTATCTCCACCTGTTGGAGGTCAACTGAAAAGCTTCAGTGACTCGATGAACTTCAAGTCTTTTGACTCAGTGGAACAGGGAAGCCGCTCGTCATCGCTGTCCAACACAGTGGACGTGCCATCCACACAGCTGCTGGAGGAAGTGGATGAGGGGCTCTATCAGCCTATGTCACCCTTAGGTACCTCTCCTGATCTGGAGCTGGGAGGGCAAAGAGGACCTCAGACTCCAGACACTCCGTCTTCTATAGAATATAATAAGCCCTTTCTTGGGCTCAGAGCACGCAAGAGTTCCAGCTTGTCTAATGTGTTGGATGACACCATCTACTCCACTGAGCCTCCAACCGCTGACACCATCTCCAACAACTCCAACCCACAG GCCCCAGAGGAGGAGTTGTGCAACTTGCTGACTAACATTGTGTTCCAAGTTCTGTGGACTGGCACAGATGGTACAGAGGATGCGGTGTGGCGAGAGAGAGGGCAGGTTTTCTCAGCCCTCACCAAACTGGGCTCTTCCTGGCAGCTTGTACGCCACCCGGATGATATCAAGCGCAA tcTTTTGGAGATGATGCTGGAGTCATCTCTTTCAGACCTGCGGGACTCAATGGGCTTGTCTTTGCCTCATATTCCCTCCTTGCTTCGCCTCCTCAGACTGCTACAGGATTTCCTGTTTGCAGAAGGCACTGACAATCAAACTCTGTGGAGTGAAAAG atctTTGAAGGAGTGGTGAATCTGCTCGACAGGCTGCAGGCATGGCACACCACTTCTTCAACAGCCGGCGCTACAGAGCTCAAACGGATGGCCCAGATTGGCTTGTGGATCATTACAGGATACATACAGCAGCAGAACACACAG GTGTGTGAGATGGCGTGTGTGAAGCTACACAGTCTGCTACAGACGGTGTTGTGTCTCTCATGGGAGGAGGTGTGTTTCCTGTTGGGTCGTCTGGGAGCCACTCTGTGGCCTGCAGAAGGCATGTCTCTGACTCTTGGTACAGCAGGCATGGAGGCAGTGCTGAGGCCTCTGGTGCCTGTGGTCCGCACACTTCTGGACCAGCACGCTGACCCCACAAAGCTGCAGCAGCTTCTGCCCAGTCTTCCCCCTACCAATGGTAGTGCCACCTTCGCCCAGGACCTGCTGTCCTACTGCAACACAGTCGAGTGGCAGCTCTTCTACTGCAATCAT GTCAGACCCACCATGCAGCAGTATGAGCTGGACACTTTTGGGAAAAGTCACGACTTACTGTCCAATTTTTGGAACTCCTGTTTTGATGATCTGATGAGCACCGCTGAAAAGAAGCACAGGGAAAAAGCAGATTGCAAGGCCAAGTTTCAG GAGTTGATTGTAGATCCATACCTGAAGCGTGTACGCATTGAAAACAGTCGCTACATGAGCGGACAGAAGCTAAATAACAGCCAGCAGGAGGTGGTGTGGAAGCATTGGAAATCCCTGTGCAGGCTGCTCACCAGTGAAAGAAGAGCATGGgcaaacag ggGTCAACCAGAAGTGAAGTGGAAGCTGTCTAGTGCAGAGACGTACTCCAAGATGCGTTTAAAGCTTGTGCCCAACTACAACTTTGACTCTCACAGCGAGGCCAGTGCTCTCCGGGATAACATGG GAGCTGAGAGCCCTCGCAGTTCTGCCGAGCCCCTCCCACTGGCTGTAGCTAAGGAAGCTAAAGTGAGTGACATGGAAGACGACCAACTGGAGGAAGAGGACCTTGTCTTTATGGACAGCCA ggcgGAGGAAGTGGAAGAAGAGAGCCAAAAGGAGAAGCTTGTGCTTTCTGAGGACTGTGAGCTCATCACTATAGAGGCTGTGGTAATGGGTCGCCTCGAGGTTACAACACACCACATCTATTTCTACGATGCCAGCAGTGAGAAGGAGGAGACAGAGGAAG GGATAGGCTTCGATTTCAAGCGGACACTGAGTCAGCTGAGAGAGGTCCATCTGAGACGCTATAACCTGCGCCGCTCTGCCCTCGAGCTATTCTTTATCGACCAGGCTCACTACTTCATCAACTTCAAGAAGAAG GTACGGAACAAAGTCTACTCCAGGATTCTCGGGCTCAGGCCACCTAATCTGTTTTACTTTGGGTCCCGCTCTCCTCAGGAACTCCTCAAAGCCTCCAATCTCACTCAG AAATGGGTGTGCAGAGAGATCTCAAACTTTGAGTATCTCATGCAGCTCAACACCATTGCTGGTCGCACCTACAACGATCTGTCGCAGTACCCTGTG tTCCCCTGGGTGCTGTGTGACTACACATCCAGTGTACTGGATCTAGAAGACCCGGCTGTGTTCAGAGATTTGTCTAAGCCCATCGGAGTGGTGAACCCTCGCCATGCTCAGGATGTCAGAGAGAA gtacgAGAGCTTTGAAGACCCTACAGGCACTGTTGATAAGTTCCACTACggcacacactactccaacgcGGCGGGCGTCATGCACTACATGATCCGCATGGAGCCTTTCACCAGACTGCACATCCAGCTGCAGAGCGGCAA gtttgaCTGCGCAGACAGACAGTTCCACTCAGTAGCAGCAGCATGGCAGGCTCGTATGGAGAGCCCCGCTGATGTAAAAGAGCTCATCCCTGAGTTCTTCTACTTTCCAGAATTTCTGCAGAACATGAACG ggtTCAATCTGGGCTGTTTACAGGTAAATCAGGAGTCTGTGAATAATGTAGTACTGCCACGCTGGGCCTCTTCCAGAGAAGATTTCATCAGAAAACATCGCCAGGCGCTG GAGAGTGAATATGTTTCTGCTCACCTGCATGAGTGGATTGATCTGATATTTGGCTATAAACAGCGAGGGCCAGAAGCTGTGGAGGCACTCAATGTCTTCTACTACTGCACATATGAAG GTGCTGTGGATCTGGATGCCATTGCCAATGAGACAGAACGCAAGGCTCTGGAGGGAATCATCAGTAACTTTGGGCAAACACCTTGTCAGCTACTCAAG GAACCCCATCCTCCCCGCATGTTAGCACAGAGCGCGTCCAGACGGCAGGCACGTATCAACTCTCTGCCTCCCAACCTCTTCGAGCACCTTGACAAACTGAGACCATTCCTCGAG gtggtgAATGATGGTGTGCCTCTAGTGCAGGCTATTGTGCCCAGAAATCAGACTCGTTCCTTTATCATCCCGGGGTCTGACGTGCTG GTGACTGTGAGTGCTAAAGGACAGATAGGAACACACAGCTGGCTGCCCTATGACAAGAGCATCGCCAATTATTTCACCTTTACTAAAGACCTCACTATGAGCAATCCGAA aACACAGCGGTTCCTGAGTGGCCCCTTCTCCCCAGGAGTGGACATGGGGTCCCAGGTGCTGGTGGTGTCCAGTGACGCTCGCCTGCTGTTCAGCGGGGGACACTGGGACTGCAGCCTCCGTGTCACTACACTGGCCAAGGGCAAACTGGTGGGCAGGATCTGCTGTCACATAG ATGTGGTGACATGTCTGGCTTTAGACCTGTGTGGTATCTACCTCATCTCAGGCTCTCGTGACACCACCTGCATGGTGTGGCAGGTTCTCCAGCAG